Genomic segment of Salvelinus sp. IW2-2015 linkage group LG17, ASM291031v2, whole genome shotgun sequence:
GAAGGttaagagaagaagaagatgtcCGACATAGGACGGAAGAGCGTGTACGAGAGGAGCCACTGTGAATTGTTCACAGGGCAATAAATGTCTCACAGCCCATTTCTTTAATCAAAACCACAAACTGCCCTGATAGTAGTTTCCCTCCAGAAGAGCTTCTCTTGTCCATTTCTAATTTGGCATGTATGGTTGAAAACTGTATTACTTTTACTCATCTACTTGATAATTGCTGCATGGATATCTACTCACATTACTTTCATCTATCCTCGTTCCTGCCCCTCAGAGTCCAAGAGTGACAAATAGGCTTCCAACCCAGGTCTCCTGCCCAGGAGCTAAGCCAAAGCCAACTCTTCAGTTCTCAGGCATACCAATCATGCGATCTGTTTATTCTACATCAGGAATGCCTTTTCCCCACTGTGAAGAAAGTGGGCACAGAAGGGAACCAACAAGTTCCCATGTGATTCCTGATAACCTCTAGAGGTGGAAGGAAACTCCCTTGGTTTCGACTCCCATGAAGAGGACTAGGCCCATTGGTGCAGACCCGATGGTTTGTACCCCTTTATAATTGTGTTGGCAATAATGAGCCATATGTTCACATCATCCATAGGCCTTTCAAAAAGACTTAATGCAGTGCCTATGTGCCAAAACTAAGTGGTTTACCTTATTCACTTCCTTTTCTTTCAGGCCATTGGAGTTTCTAACATGTTGCAACCGTCTTTTCACCAATACAGACTTAATGTGAACGAAACAGTGTTATGCAAGTTAGAGATGTGTTGGGGAGAAGTGTTTTGGATCAATCAGGGGTCAGGTTTGAGAGTAATCAGTCAAATTCCAGKAAATATAGTTGCACTTGTATTTTTTcaaaaacccaattctctcaaaGATCTTCAAAGAAGTCTtaaactgttttttgttttgtttttcatagaCATTGTTTCATTCTGAACCAATTTTGGTCTGACTTTCAAATTGTGAACAATGACATGCTAATGARATGGTGTGCTAATGACATCATCCCTCACCTGAAAAACTGTTAGTGGTYTTTTGTTCATTCCGCCAGCCTCTCTAGAGGCACTGACTCACCAGGTGTAGATGATATGTTACGCTGCTGCACACAGAGAAAATTTGAAAAACATGCACATCCAACTTATCAGGACAGAAGAACGTatcaaagaaaaaaggaaaaagagaATGTCCGCAACTCTGCGATGCGCTCTGCTATTTAATCAGATGCACAAAAATACAATGTTTCGATCCGAGTTTGATCTACATCAGGTCTTACACCACTGTGAAACACACGTACTTAAATAACCTccagagcagggttccccaactgacgacccgcgggtggttttatttggcccgccaagttttccttcttttttttcctCTCAAAYTAATAATaatttcattgttggacatgaaGACTGAAGACAAaagactggaaaaacaccaggaaatcagctccaagtgatttttatttaggaaatctgttcccaagtattcccacacataataaagagacacgtgatcgtattcaaatgtaagcaaggttgaaattattgttttactaaaacatatctgtttgggcttcttgcggtcaatttgcagtctacaaattatttgtaattatgttccggccatTCGCTCAAAAAATTGGTCAgcgactgaatctagttgatgatccatgCACTCGAGTGCCTTCGGAACGTATtgagacccattgactttttccacattttgttacattgtagccttattttaaaatggattaaatttaaaaaatcttcagcaatctacacacaataccccataatgacaaagcggaaaaaGGGTTTTAGATTTGTattggtcccacagttgacagtgcatgtcagagtaaaacataagccatgaggtcgaaggaatggtccatagagctccgagacaggattgggggaagggtaccaaaaaatgtctgcagcatttaaggtccccaagaacacattagcctccatcattcttaaatggaagaaatttggaaccaccaagattcttcttagagctggctgcccggccaaactgaccaatcggggagaagggccttgttcaaggtgaccaagaacccaatagtcactctgatagagctctagagttcctctgtggagatgggagaaccttccagaaggacaatcatctctgcagcactcccccaatcagaaatgtatggtagaggggccagctggaagccactcctcagtaaaaagcacatgacagcccagttGYagtttgtcaaaaggcacctaaggactctcagaccatgagaagcaagattctttGTTCttaagaaaccaagattgaactctttggcctgaatMCCaagctcatcacctgtctaataccatccctacggtgaagcatggtggtggcagaatcatgctgtggggatatttttcaacggcagggactgggagactattcaggatcgagggaaagatgaacggagcaaagtacagagagatccttgatgaaaacctgctccagagcactcaggacctcagactggggcgaaagttcacattcaaacaggacaacaaccctaagcacacagccaagaaaatgcagYagtggcttcgggacaagtctctggatgtccttaagtggcccagccagagatcgGACTTGAAgcagattgaacatctctggtgtcacggccgtttaaaggagtggatcaaggcgcagcgttgtgagcgtacatacttatttAATATAAGAAttcgtcaacaaaacaataaacatcaactgAAACGTGACGCCAacatagtgctcacaggcaactaaacaaggacaactacccacaaaaccaacttggaaaatggcaacctaaataggctcccKaatcagagacaacgataaacagctgtctctgattgggaacccactcaggccaccataaacctacatacccctagYCAATACAAAATCCCRATAGATAACCAAAAAAaactagacaagacaaaacccctagacaatacaaaaactaaacaaaccaccctttgTCACACRctgacctaaccaaataataaagaaagcacatatactaaagtcagggcgtgacatctggAGAGAKctgaaaatagctgtgcagcgatgctccccatccaacctgacagagcttgagaggatctgcagagaagaatgggacaaactccccaaatacaggtgtgccaagcttgtagcatcatacccaagaagactWGAMgctgtaatcgctgctaaaggtgcttcaacaaagtactgagtaaagggtcagaaaaCMtatgtaaatgtgatatttcagttatttctattttatacatttgcaaaaaaattctaacAACRTStttttgctttgtcattatggggtattgtgtgtagattgaaaaaaacgggtctgaatacttatataatttTTCGGTTtcactgaccatgtcttaaagtaatgatggactgtcgtttctctttgcttatttgagctgttcttgccKtaatatggacttggtctttaccaaatagggctatcttctgtataccacacctattttgttacaacacaactgattggctcaaacgcagtaacacggaacccaaaccggctgcgctcgtgcgccatcgtgcgctatcatgcataaatgtattttgtccccctacaccaaacgcgatcacgacacgcaggttaaaatatcaaaacaaactctgaaccaaWtacattaatttggggacagatcgaaagcattaaacatgtatggtattttAACTAGTTAatttgcacttgctagctaatttgtcctatttagctagcttgttgttgctagctaatttgtcctgggatataaacattgagttgttattttacctgaaatgcacaaggtcttctactcTGACGATWAATCCACACAtgaaacggccaaccgaatcgtttctagtcatctctcctccttccaggctttttcatctttgaacttatatggtgattggcatctaKACTTTTACCACGACAATCGGCAAAcatttcatctttcaatcacccacgtgggtataaccaatgaggaaatggcacgtgggtacctgcttctataaaccaatgaggagatgYgagaggcaggactttcagcgtgatctgcgtcagaaagagaaaggagttctattttagcccttggcaacgcagacgctcgttggcgcgcgcacaataattgaataacatggatttctaaaattattttgcgacgctcacgCACGCGACGTGtacggtctggtcagcatgtaagaaggaaagacattccacaaattaacaaggcacacctgttcattgaaatgcattccaggtgactacctcatgaagctggttgagcgaatgccaagcgtgtgcaaagctgtcaagacaaagggtggctatttgaagaatctcaaatataaaatatattttgattttRtttcacacttttttgttacttcatgattccatgtgttaWttcatcattttgatgtctttactattattctacaatgtagaaaatattaaaaataaagaaaatccctggaatgagtaggtgtttccaaacttttgatgtagcaactgcagatttcccccTTAACCATTAGTCTCTATCTGTCTTAGCTTGTCTCCCTCACCACAAACATAGATTTGCTTGAGCCAAGAGAATATCATTGGAAGAAGCCAGTTAACCAATTAATTACTGGTCATCATGTACTAACTGATACATTTATATCGCTAACATTACAGCAATAATTTTGATCATGCCCTGATGCTGGTTAACCAAAGGCACGATAGAAGCTAGGCGTTATCAGAGGAAGCAGGGGACATATGGTATCAGCTGTGGAGATGCTCCCACACACCCAGTCTGGCCATACTGATAAGATTCCCTCTAGGACTGTGAATAGCTCAAAGAAGAAGTTGCCTTTATGCACAGATTTAGGACCAGCTTACCTTCTCTCCAACCTAGCATTCACCATTTAACGGTAGAACTTAGTATTGTTTCAGATCAGTGCTTATATAAGCTAAGATGACAAGGTGGTATTAAACAAGTCTAGTCAGAGGCCTACTTGCTTCAGAGTAAGTGGTTGTCAATCTAGCTAGTCACATTGGGTCACATTCAAACTTGATACACTATTTGAACTTTCTTAAGAATACTCCATTGCTTACAAAATCCAGTAATATTGTACACTAACTCCCATAAGAGTAATGTCTCATTGGATTATAGTTGCAGGCCTTGTATTTACACAAAGTATTCCATTTGGTAATTATTTATTCTTCTTTGGTATTGTTGCAGGTAAAGCCTTTGGCTGCGTAGGGGGCTACATTGCCAGTAGCACCACCCTGGTGGATACGGTACGCTCCTTCGCTGCAGGCTTCTTCTTCACCACCTCACTTCCCCCAGTGGTCCTGGCTGGGGCCCTGGTGTCTGTGAGGGTCCTGAGGAGCTCCGAGGGCCAGTTGCTACGCAGGGGAACGTCAAACCAGAGGAACGAGGCAGCTGCTCCTGGAGAAAGGACTGCCTGTGATCAAGATACTATAGCACTGCTACTACATCATTTATATTGATGAGACAAGACAATATTGGATAGGTTgtgcagagcattatgggtagtGTAGTACATCATGCTCCAATAACTACTTCCAAAGATGATGGATAAATGAAAATGTCTTACTCGGGCTGTTTACCATTGGAAAAAATTYTCACACTTCCGGTCTACTTAAGGGCTGGCTCTCCCATAGACACTAATGCAATAGAAGCTGGGTATTGTCTACTTAGTTAATTGACTGcatatgaaccagaaaaaaatTAGCCAGTGAGATGTCTTGCTTTCTCTTCCATCGCTGCTACTACTATAAGGGATGTTCTATTACAACTACAGCCTTAAGCAGTGGATATCCTATCTGTGTCACTGTCACCCCAGTCATGAGAGTTACTGTGTCATTACTAGGGCCCTGCCTTTTTCTCAACTTCTTGTTCAGTGGGTAGTTTTTCCTCCTGCACCAAGAAATTGATTGTTCCTTCTCAAGCCACTTgtcaaatacatgtttttaaatcGCCACATCTTGATAGctgaatcaacaacaaaaaaatatctgcTTACCACAAATTAAGGTTCTAAGCATGTAGATTGTCTGTGCACCTCTCATTTAACTGGGTCATGTATATGAGTTCTGTTGAAAAGCTTTTGACAAATAGACCCTAAAGGGGATGTTCATTTTCTAAAGATTAATTATCTGAGTTAATTATCTGATGTGTTAATTATCTAATGATTAGGGTGCACTCGCCTACTTTACTGTGGAAAAGGGGCCGCAATACTGTAcgtcatgttgatatgattttcagtttccTTCCaaatgactggtttcacatttgtctccagggatcataataaaaaaaacattctaacTGAAAAAATAAATTAGGCTAGATGCTTCTTTCACTTGGTTCGCACCTTGACTTTCCGGCAGGTTCgctcgaccttattcatggtttcctcgcccgtaaaggtggtggaattattagaAAATTAAGTCAAGGTTAGAATATGGCGTATCTgtacacacctccaccacacctccaTTTCTTTAATCTACACCCCAAACACGTACCTTGCTGACACTGGAATTTGCCCATGCTTAAATTCAATCTCAGGTCTGAATTTGCCCCTTAGAAAGTAAAACCTGCACATGGGCACTTTCTAAAATAACAATTTAACCTCACAGTGATATTTTGGTTGTATAGATTTCTGTATCAATTCTCAGATGCTATGCTCTGGTATTCCGCAATTGTAAATGACAAATTATGATTTGTCTCAATGACATTGAAGCGGAATGAACTAAACACAATCAGTCTTTAACTTGAATGTAACAAATTGAATGTAAAAAAGTAATTGCTGTCGAAGACATTTGGTTTATTACACATGAATTCAAAATTAcacaaaaataaatggaaataaAACAAAAGTTGTTCTGTGTAGTTGCATCTTTAAGTTTCTTACCTTTACAGTCTTACTAGTTATGTAGTAAAATAGTCAAACGTAATTACACAGAAATAACCTGTGTTACTTGTTTGTTCCTTTGGGATTCTTTCAAACAACCACCACAAGGCACAATATAGGCCAGGWATCAAGTATATTTAATTGAAGTAAGCACCAGGGAATATCCATTGTTTCCACGCCATTAKCTATTAAATGTCAGGCATGTGATTGCAAAATACTCACAAATTACAAATAAATTCTAGGACTTTTCCAAGTTTACAAAAACACTACCCAAGGGAAATGCTCATTGTTCTATTAACCCTCATTCTGAATAAGATATAAATGCAGCTTCCCCTTTGACATTCTAAATATTTTCGCGGTAGCAATTAACTGAGGTTTAGTGTACATAAAAACAAATTGTCATAGGGTTACTCTAAGTGAGCTTTACTTGGAAGGGTTTCCTCCAAAGTACAGTACAATGTTATCTCAATGGACAAAGGCACTACAATGGTACACTAGTCTAGTGTACAATGCAGGGGCTGCAGTGCTCCCGCTTGATCCTGGCCCTGAGCCTGCGCAGCTCCATGTGCTCGCTGTCCACCAACAGGCCGCTCTCGGTCAACTTCCAGGCCTTACTGAGCTGCTGCTCTCCGTAGTGCTGCAGGGCCATACGAAGGAAGCACTCGGCCAGGCGGGACCTTCCCAGCCCGGCCTCCACACACTGCAAAGCCTGGCCCCYGTGGAGCTCCAGGGCCCGGCTGAAGTCGTCCAGGGCGGGCCCCTCGTGGGAGCACAGCACCAGGCTGCGGCCTCGCTGACACAGGTCCTCTGCCCAGACGTGAGGCTCTTCTGGGGCTCCGGAGACTGTAGTGTCGGAGGGGTCACCGTGGCTCTGGATGACCCGGTCCAGGTCGGCCACAGCCCGTTCGTGCAGGTCGAGTTGGGCGAGGCAAGCGGCCCGTTGGCGCAGGAACTGCGGTCGAAGCTCTGCCGCGGCTCGCACAGCCACGGTCAGGAGGGCCAGGGCCTGCTCCCAATGGCCACTCGCTGAGACACTGCCTGCTTCCTGGGCTGCTGCCTATGGTAACATAGACATAATTGTGTGAGTACATATTATGATGAGAGTTGACTTTTACATCTCGTAATAAGAGTTGACTGTTACATCTCGTAATAAGAGTTGATTGMTTTTTCTTGTAATAAGAGTTGATTGGTTTTTCTTGTAAGAAGAGTTGCTTTGTCTTGCGTGGGGGGAAAAAAGTGATTATAAAACAGTTAGGATTCTGATTGGTCGAtaggtgtttgttgtttttgtttttacttgtGCCATGCGTTCCCTGTGAATCGGGGGAATGAGGGTCAGCAGGAAGTCCAGTGTAGAGGGTTCCTTTTCGGTCAGCTTGCTCAGCCTGGTGCCGCCTCCGCAGTACTTCTGCTGCCAGGCCTCCACCACGCCCACCCTGGCCTGAGCTGCAGCCTCCCGGGGATCCTGGCCAAACACCTGAGCCAGGTGAGCTCCTGCTGATTTCACCTCACCTGGATCACAGGGGCAGATATTTCAAAACAGCTACATGTACTAACTGTGCACAGCTTAGCACTCACAGTTTACTTTCAGAAGCTACCATTCTTCTGCTGTACTTTTAAGTATCTTCAATCTACAAATGAACCTGATCCGGTATCATATAACAGCATCATCAAGAAAAGCAACTTTACAAAAATATACTTCAACTAAAACCTTCCTAAAAGTAGGCCTGCTTAGACACTGTCCATACTGTGTCATCTCTAGGGCAGAACAGGACAAAGGCTAAATCCCAAGTCGACCCATAAAACCTACGCCCTATGCACTTGTGAAAATCTGCGATTACTTCATAGGTGTAAGGTGTAATCATAGGGCATATGGTCTAGTCTGAGATAGGCAAAAGTCATCCAAAAAGAGCACTCACTGATGAGAGATAAGTGAGCGTCTGTCAGCCAAGTGCCAATCTCACCTTTGGCCAGTAGTAGATCTACGTAGAGGAGATGACATCTGGTGTCTCGGCAGTCAGTCCTCATCAGGACTCCTCCAATTAGAAAGGCCTCTCGAAGCTCTTCTTCCTGGCAGGGGACGGCCTTAGCCGCCAGGATCTCCGACAGATTGGTCCGGCAGTACTGCTGCAGCCAATCACAGACCAGTTTCCTTGCCTTATCTTTGAGCGATAGGATGTTTTTGGTGACGGCGTCCATGCTTATTTGAAGTGCTGCCAGTATATCCTGAGTACATTCCTGGAAAACAAAGACATGTTTATAATCGTCTTGAGATTATCTGTCAATCAGAAGCTGTCAATGTGGACGTAGAGGCCTTAAAACAATTGCTTTCATTCTGATGCAAAAAGCAAAATATTAGCACTGCATGTACAGCAGGATAAGTATCCCCCATTTTTGTGTCCTAGTACCTTCTGTTGGTTTAGCATGAGATAGGTGAAGCCTCTTCCACAGAGGGCCTGTACATGGTCAGGGTGCTCTTTCAAGATGGAGCTGAAATCAAAGATGGCCGTCTTGCGTTGGCCCAACAAGACATAGCACCTGGCCCTTTCRATCAGTGAGTTTGCTGCCTCACATCCTGCAAGTAGTAGACCTTACATTAGTTGTATTGCCTATAATGTCATGAATGTtagtatatataaaatatacactgagtgtacaaagaattaggtacacctgctctttccgtgacagagactgaccaggtgaaagctatgatcccttattgatgtcacctgttgaaTCCACTCAATCagtctagatgaaggggaggagacatgttaaagaaggatttttaaggcttgagataattgagacatggattYtgtatgtgtgcctttcagagggtgaattatttaagtgcctttgaagggggtatggtagtaggtgccaggcacaccggtttgagtgtgtcaagaactgcaacgctgcagggtttttctcgctcaacagtttcccgtgggtATCAAGTATGGTCCACCATTACCCAAAGGACatttagccaacttgacacaactgtgggaagcattggagtcaacatgggccagtatccctgtgggatgcttttgacaccttgtagagtccatgcctcgacgaattgaggctgttctgagggcaaaagggggtgcaactcaatattaggaaggtgctcctaataTTTTGTACGCTCATTGTACATTGTACTATTATGACCTGTTCGAAACATAACGACGAAGCTACACCACAAAAGAGACCCTTTATCAAGTGTTTATGATTCAGAGATGCATCTACCGCAaacaaaatacagtataaacCTATTTTTAATCTGGCAGCATTACTTAATTTGAAACTTTTCTTCAACAATGTGCGAAAATTTGGAAAATCTGAATTTTGTCAAGGGGGAGGTCAGTTTCTATTACAAGAGATGGAGGATAAATGTCACAAAAGCAGGAATTCCTGATTAATAAGGAAAAATCTAATTCCTAACTATCATGGAGGAGCTTCCTACACAACCAAAATGATGACCTATGCTTGACCAAATGACAAGAGCCAATCACCAGAGGCCATGATGGCGATGGACAGATAGGCCACGGCCTGCCTCAGGGTGCACTCGCCTCGCAGGCCCTCCAGGATGCGTTTGGAGGCAGAGTGGCAGTAGCCCTGCAGCAGCAGCCGGTCCTTTTTAGACGCCACGGCCAGCAGAGGGCGCAAGCAGCTCGTATCACCACACTCGATCAGCTTCTTCAGCAGCTGAAAGAAGAACAGACAAAGCATGAGCAGAGTTGATAATATAcacatttaaaaagtataattTGAACACAATGTTAGTTAGGGCCAAGTCAAGTGTATTGCTGATGCATAATAACAAGGGACCTTCAGTATCAAAAAGTATTTTTGTAGTCATATTGTGGTCATATCGTCTCCTGACAAGTGTTCAAAAGACATCTTATACTGtaggtaatatatatattttttaatgttagGACGATTAGAATGACTGTTTATGTTGGAAACACCAAACAACAGCATAATAGTTTGCCCCTTCACATAAAGCAATGTTTACATAATGATGGACCTGGTTGGCATCATAAAGGAAGCCCCGGTGCAGTTGTAGCAAGGTGAGGCGGGCCAGGATGGGTGCACGTGGGCTAGTGGGCCCGATGGCCAACAGCAAGCGATACGCTTCCTCCACCCGGCCCAGCCGGTACAGGGCATCAGCCACCAGGATCTGAGGAGCGTCAGCACTGGGCTGCAACTCCATCAGCAAAACAGCAAGAGAGTGGACTCCAACTGGGgtcctgccagagagagagattcaatCACCGTTCAATCAGGGTATCAGCCGATACTGAAATGACATTCATGAATTAAAAAAACCCTCACTGAAAGTCATGAAGATCTAATTGAATTCTAATTcaataaaaaagtatacaaatTGATACAAACTCTCTGACAGACAGGGTTAAAGAATGAAGAATGAATAAAAGATCATTCAAGCACTGTCTAAAGAATAGCCTTGTGGGTTATAGCCTAATTCACGATGCAGCCTATTTTATGAGATCTTTCACATtaaagtactgtatgtgtgacatGCAGAAAcaccagtgttggggagtagggaactacatgtagttcaactagtaatttaactacatttgacagtagcttggtggtagttgaaataaatgcacattttggtagtgttttcagtagttaattacttttttgccatgtaacgatgtagctaactactggaactacacacaattttttttgcaaaaataagaaaatatgggGGAAATAGGCAATAAaggtttttgtgtttaatagactaaattacacattctgttaataACTGACCCTAGAGTgaactgttcttgcaatttgtagtctgacATTTCKTATTTAGATTTGATAAGTTTTCCCCAAGTAGCTTGGATGTAgagaactactttttcaaagtagcttAAGTTCAGTGAACTATATTTTTATTGTATCTTAACTTCTtctagtgtgaagtaattggtagtttGGTAAACAATGATAACAGAGTAGCTTCCTCAACACTGAGAAACACATGCGCTAGCTACCCCTCTTTGTAGCCATCTTTTCTCTGCGTAGGCTGTAGCTGTTTGGTCTGCTGGTGCTCTTGGTGTTCCAAGGGACTGAGGCTGGAGCTGTGATCTCCGGTCCACTCCTCCAGCA
This window contains:
- the ttc34 gene encoding uncharacterized protein ttc34 — its product is MTALGPAGIGVADLCQEGDKLLETGELGRATALYTSAFKSHAGSTMGHMRGLGGSRLARVISTLETWLNGHGEIQASMEGLNKGLAAVFLSTLSPNNVSASLFKMESILQGAGQGCDEIVVRCSALLEGKQNPCREGVVLELTRALTCLLSDPHSPKGPRLYLKAFQDNKSETVRLVKGRQAQHLPKIVKAFSEQMLQKHAEMESGERASEVVDIVAEAASEFLEFLMAVSPGDTDVQELQAAFLFSLGKFEESADVYSVALQDHSQSQPKSGTGKVVKGMPAERRASLLTSRAAAHFSTVGRATEASRDLGEAFGVHPATARLQFQRLFVDQGTGAASRMQLRQQAERGLLSYRETVLARLDLRSSEGVELLDPVIAQLWALCHLEPDGGSRELRVRLAECLLLRGEFREALSICSQLATNTNSHTQQSYQNTVQVLRGYSCLLSDDHKGALEDFQAVIEHKAPHPSSCVRALCGRGVLRMMGGLHYLTALDYVTASRLQPQDTALTVRCLVPWNCRGLLLTVLLEQARVMLEEWTGDHSSSLSPLEHQEHQQTKQLQPTQRKDGYKEGTPVGVHSLAVLLMELQPSADAPQILVADALYRLGRVEEAYRLLLAIGPTSPRAPILARLTLLQLHRGFLYDANQLLKKLIECGDTSCLRPLLAVASKKDRLLLQGYCHSASKRILEGLRGECTLRQAVAYLSIAIMASGCEAANSLIERARCYVLLGQRKTAIFDFSSILKEHPDHVQALCGRGFTYLMLNQQKECTQDILAALQISMDAVTKNILSLKDKARKLVCDWLQQYCRTNLSEILAAKAVPCQEEELREAFLIGGVLMRTDCRDTRCHLLYVDLLLAKGEVKSAGAHLAQVFGQDPREAAAQARVGVVEAWQQKYCGGGTRLSKLTEKEPSTLDFLLTLIPPIHRERMAQAAAQEAGSVSASGHWEQALALLTVAVRAAAELRPQFLRQRAACLAQLDLHERAVADLDRVIQSHGDPSDTTVSGAPEEPHVWAEDLCQRGRSLVLCSHEGPALDDFSRALELHXGQALQCVEAGLGRSRLAECFLRMALQHYGEQQLSKAWKLTESGLLVDSEHMELRRLRARIKREHCSPCIVH